From the genome of Novipirellula aureliae, one region includes:
- a CDS encoding glycosyltransferase family 4 protein, producing MFVITSMPVGGAETLLVNLMQRMNRDCMIPEVACLKEAGPLGEEIAKDFKVHSNLLSSKYDLRILPRLVHLMTTRQVDVVITVGAGDKMFWGRLAAKIAGVPVIAAALHSTGWPDGVGKLNRVLTRITDAFIAVADSHGEFLRDFEKFPADKINVIRNGIDCDRFVPSDEARQNLRAELGLTRDESIVGIVAALRPEKNHAMFLRSAAAVLKRCPDTHFVVVGDGPERAGMETLIGLLGIRDRVHLLGTRHDVPQLVAAMDVFALPSLNEASPVSILEALSCGVPVVATEVGSIAETVLDGVTGHLVASEDENAMTEAMVRLLKHPENAKAMGQKGREMVQATGSLDAMVRGYESLAVEIYDSKVPTVQGSRQSLAKEQG from the coding sequence CTGTTTGTGATTACGAGTATGCCGGTTGGCGGTGCAGAGACGTTGCTGGTCAACTTGATGCAGCGGATGAACCGTGATTGCATGATCCCCGAAGTGGCATGCTTAAAAGAAGCAGGACCGCTTGGCGAGGAAATCGCTAAAGACTTTAAAGTTCATTCAAATCTACTCTCTAGCAAGTACGACCTTCGCATTTTGCCGCGACTGGTTCATCTGATGACCACGCGTCAAGTGGATGTGGTCATTACAGTTGGTGCGGGCGACAAGATGTTCTGGGGGCGATTGGCAGCCAAAATCGCTGGCGTCCCTGTGATCGCTGCGGCACTTCATTCAACGGGATGGCCAGACGGTGTCGGGAAACTCAATCGGGTTTTGACTCGAATCACCGACGCGTTCATTGCGGTTGCTGATTCACATGGCGAATTTCTGAGAGATTTTGAAAAATTCCCGGCCGATAAAATCAATGTCATTCGCAACGGAATTGATTGTGATCGGTTTGTGCCGAGTGATGAAGCCCGGCAAAACCTTCGCGCCGAACTCGGATTGACCAGAGATGAATCAATCGTGGGAATTGTCGCGGCGCTACGGCCTGAAAAAAACCATGCGATGTTCTTACGGAGTGCTGCGGCAGTCCTCAAACGATGCCCTGATACTCACTTTGTCGTCGTGGGTGACGGACCGGAGCGAGCAGGAATGGAAACGCTGATCGGGCTGTTGGGGATCCGCGACCGCGTGCATTTGCTCGGGACGCGGCATGACGTTCCGCAGCTGGTTGCGGCGATGGATGTGTTCGCTCTTCCATCGCTCAACGAAGCGTCGCCTGTTTCGATTTTGGAAGCACTGTCGTGTGGAGTTCCGGTAGTCGCTACCGAAGTCGGTTCGATTGCGGAAACGGTTCTTGACGGAGTGACCGGACACCTGGTCGCATCCGAGGATGAGAATGCGATGACCGAGGCAATGGTTCGTTTGCTGAAGCATCCCGAAAACGCCAAAGCGATGGGACAAAAAGGACGAGAAATGGTGCAAGCGACGGGCTCGCTCGATGCGATGGTTCGTGGGTATGAGTCGTTGGCGGTTGAGATTTACGATTCAAAGGTTCCAACGGTTCA